A region from the Dendropsophus ebraccatus isolate aDenEbr1 chromosome 1, aDenEbr1.pat, whole genome shotgun sequence genome encodes:
- the FAM3C gene encoding protein FAM3C, protein MRIAGAIKYVVAVAAFLLTFYIISQVFEIKMDANLGKFLARSQLDIVAHPTTKAPRYRCGISRICPEKHFAFKISSGAANVVGPKICVDDVVLMSGVKNNVGRGINAALVNGKTGEVIDTKYYDLWGGDVAPFIEFVKKIPDGTIVCMATYDDGATKLNDEARKLISELGSTVINSLSFRDNWVFVGGKGIKTKSPFEQHIKNNKDTNKYEGWPEVVEMEGCIPQKQND, encoded by the exons gTGCAATAAAGTATGTTGTGGCGGTGGCAGCATTTTTATTGACCTTTTACATCATCTCGCAAGTATTTGAAATAAAGATGGATGCTAATTTAGGAAAATTTTTGG ccaGGTCACAGCTGGACATTGTTGCACATCCTA ctaCTAAGGCACCAAGATACAGATGTGGTATTTCAAGAATTTGTCCAGAAAAACACTTTGCCTTCAAGATTTCCAGTGGAGCAGCTAATGTTGTGGGGCCCAAGATTTGTGTGGATGATGTTGT ttTGATGAGTGGTGTGAAGAACAACGTTGGCCGTGGTATTAACGCTGCTTTGGTTAATG GGAAAACTGGAGAAGTAATTGATACAAAGTATTATGACCTGTGGGGTGGAG ATGTAGCCCCCTTTATTGAATTTGTCAAGAAGATTCCAGATGGAACAATAGTTTGTATGGCAACCTATGATGACGGAGCAACAAA ATTAAATGATGAAGCACGGAAACTGATTTCTGAGCTTGGAAGTACAGTAATCAATTCTTTGAGCTTCAGAGACAACTGGGTCTTTGTTGGTGGAAAGGGCATAAAGACGAAAAGTCCATTTGAGCAG caTATAAAGAACAATAAAGATACAAACAAGTATGAAGGGTGGCCTGAAGTGGTGGAAATGGAGGGATGCATTCCTCAGAAGCAGAACGATTGA